The segment aaggtatttttattaaaaaatattaaacaattaaataaataaattataacaattaaatattttattttttttaattttattaatcattataacagtacgatttttttttttttataaaattgcaatTATCAGCTTTCaacttcttcttttttttttcgttagaaaatcatatataaatattatgcacttggttatttaaaatatataatatatacaaaataataataataatagttaataataataaaaataataataatttgtacaaaaaaaaaatatatatataaaagaaaatttcgaaaaatacaatactgatatgaaattgttaaaaaaaaaaaattatatattatttttatttgaacttgattaaaaaaatgtgtttttttttttaaattaattttcataattttcaaattaaatataatgttattaattatcaatattaataataataaaaaaaaaaaatttcaatgaaaataaaaacaatttgattgataaatatttacagaTAAATATAGTATAaagtttgttaataaaatttcatggtaaataatacataatacaCAATAGAGAGCCTcgtaaatttctaaaaaaattttgtagagatacgttatataaataaatcaacacaaagaaagaaaaaagaaacaaaaaaaaaaaaatttattttccaagtCGTTTTCATGGTTTTCATCTAGTCACTTATGTCTGttttcttgtctttttttcttctcactTATTTTTCACAAGAAAACTACCTGagtctccaaaaaaaaaaaaaaaacattttttataaagaagaaaagaaaagaaatccTCAACGAATAAAAACCAACACAAAAACTCTTTAAATCGGCATTTTTTCAAAGCACCActtggggttttttttttaaaatgatattcaagtgagaaaaaataaatgattgtcGTAAATAATTCTTCACTGATGGCAGAATTGGGGCTGTTGTAAATGAGTAGGCGTCGTTGGGGTCATCGGCGTTAAGGGTGTCAAAGGTGTTAAAGGACTCTCTGGACTTTCACTGCCAACACTACCACCTTGATATCCACCAAAATAACCACCAACCATATTACCAGGATAAAGATCATTTGGATGATGTTGCAATGGTGATGAATGATGCACTGTAAcaagattaaataaaacataaaattacattattaacacgacaaataaaattgagaaaaaaaaataataaaataagtgtataaaaattactttgtgttttaatttttccactGTGTTTCTTTTGTCTTGCACGTGAATTTTGAAACCATACTTGTGTAACTCTTTTACTTAGTCCAGTAACATGTGCTATTCTTTCTAAATCTTGTCCATCTGGATTACTATCAAGCTGAAAATTTGCTTGAAGTACTGATAATTGTTCTTCAGTAAATGTTGTTCTAACACGTTTTGTTTTACTTCCTTTTCCACCATGCTCAGAATCACAATCTTCAGATGATGATGTATTATTTCCCTCAACAACATCAAGATAATGTACTTTACATAATAATCTTGCATCAAATAGAGCAAATTGTTCACCAGTTGATAGCTGACGTGAACAGGCATCACAAGCAAAACATGCCAAATGATAAACACGATCTTTTGCACGTCTTACCCAATCACCTGCACCAACATTTCTTCCACATTTTGAACATTTTGCACCAAAATttctgtaattttaaaatatatttttcttttatttaacaatcgacttaatacatatttacatatttatagTTATTGGTAcataacataaataaacaactgattaaaaatataaaacaaaattttcaattaacattgtatcgttaattataaaatgtatatttatttaacgtcAACGCCTTGACACAGTCATTGACTTAAGACTTAAAATTTAACTAccacaagaaaattattattattatttatttttgtgcatCAAGGACCGTTAATTTTGTCGGTAAATTTGCCTCTGGGTCTCTGTGTTGAGAaaatattcattcaaaaaGATTTAAACATCTTAAAGAGATCCCTAGCCACTGGCAAAAAGTTGCCTCATTATAATACTACTTCGTTTTCTCGATCCTTCCAATCGACGactaacaaatatttattattattttcatctgtaTATCTTCTGCAACATTGTCCagtcaaaaaaaaaggtcatttaaaaaaaaacaaaaaataaacacggATCACTATCAGCCTACGGAAGCTGATCAAAACTACAATCagataaaatttgaatgtCTCAGTCATGCTCAATTGATTTTCACAcagtgaaatttattttataaaaaaaaatttatatatttataaaaaaaaatataaataatatatttaaaaattaataataaattaacttaaattcatatagattttttgcagagtcataataaattttaactttttttttttacctttacggattatgttaattttgataactatAAATAATAGACACAGGCAAATAATAGACACGCCTAAAACTatcaatgacaataaaatcatattaaaaaaatatttttctaatttatattttttattattacatgaaaatatatatttttttttttctaatcaattaaaaatcgttgtaaattttatttttaaaaaatgaagaattttgttttttttttccttttatttaaatgaatagccaattgattttatttttattatatacccATAAGAGTTGTAAAAGTCACGCGGTAACTTTCACCATGTCGTATCAATGTGGTATCTATAATCTATATGATAATATTTGCATAAATAGTATGGCGCCACCCtcaagcaacaaaaaaaacaatgagtAATGagttcattaaaataaaacaaaaaatataaaattttaaactcataaaaatgatgattctGCAAGATGAGCTGTTTTTAATAGaggaatataaaatttgtatgtGTGTTTGTGTTTAGTACCGCCtcgatatataaaatatacatatcgATAAATCTTTTGAGGGCTAGTTTGTTGGCTACTATATGCCGCCCAGCccaaatttattcattttttattttttattacatatataagTCATTCAAGGATTAAGTTAAAAGTGACTTCGAAGAATTGTCGTTTTTGATAaactcttgaaaaaaatataataacaaaaaacaaataatttaaaattaaaaaaaaaaaattaataaatatttaatttataaaatacgattatatattttattttaaatttatatttacatttatagaAATACTtcaagtatattaaaaaatattttaaaaaaagtagaaaaagagaaattttatattgaaaatttccgttaataaaattacaaataaaattagatatttaatttattgatacaagTGTTGTCATTGTAGTGACATTATTtgtatgttaaatattattttgataaatctttgtaaaaatatattggtatGTTAAGTAGGTTTGATGAAACAGTTGGATCTTACGCGGCAAATTCCATCATCTCAACTGACACTGTTATGTTGctgtgtgtttttttatacacTCAATGTCTTGAATGTTATATtggaaatgaagaaaaaaataaaaatataaatccaaAGAAGGAATATATGAGTGACTCGGCACCCACGCTACATCATGCACAAGATgtgcatttttatatttattattattattattttatcatttcatcGTACGCAAAACAaggatagaatttttttttttttctcttttaggTGTGAGGTCTAAAGAATCATTTTTCGAATCATCTTGCAGTGATTTTTAGTCGTTATTGACAGTCAAGATATATCATTTCTCTAACTTGAACTTTTGAGgtcaagattattttttatttccaattcTTTATTCTTCATAAAATTCgtcagtttgttttttttttcataatataaaaaaaatgcggTTAgatatcattataaaaatatataatacagttaaaaataattcaatcattttttatatatgacatgattgatttgatttttatatttttataggactgttttattttttcatctataatatttctattgtatgcaatatgaaatttatttttatttattatatatacttgttCTATAAATgtgaatcaaaatattatctatatgtatataaattaaatatgccatggctttttattttaaatttcatttggaGCACAGAAAGTCATGCATAGAAATTtatatggaaataaaaaatataagaggATGAAATAGAAAGATATCACACTTATGGCAGTGTCATGGGGCGAGTTTAACAAATGATCAGTTTATGGATGGATGCACGACATAAAGTTGCCTACCAAGGTAGCTGTAAGATGTCTTCTTAAAGCTTTGATTCATCTGGATTGAACTGGATAATGTAGTAACGGCAGGGTGCCAGTCCATCGATTCATGCCCAttgataaatacaataaaatataatccgATTTTCTTTGAAAACACTTATCTTACTTGgcgtatatatatactcaataatatatcgactatttatttgtaaaattatttataaatgttatttgtttatatattttttaaaatgcatgCTGCAGATAAAGCCATGTGtatactaataatttttatatatttacttgaaataaatattaatatatatttttttaaataaaaattgaaaaagtaataaaaatattataaataattaatacttaCAAGGCATAATCATGACGACAATATAATCTCATACCCCGTAGAAAACATGAACGTTGTTCATGAAGTGGTCTAGCACATGCACAACATTTAAGACATCTTGAATGCCAACTTTTACCTCCGAcgcataataaaaatttatcttttattcttTCACCACAACCACCACAATCCATATCAATACCATCATTACTTTCAATTTTAACACTTGTGCTATCACTGTCATTATCAGTaactgatgaatttttaatttttatattatttaattcagaTGATTCAATATCTGATTTGTTCTCggtctgaaaaaaaattattaaattattaatttttaaatatttatttattatttatttaggtatctatttaattatttacaaataaatttattaagctatctaaaatagtttataaagtctaaatttatttcattgaatttctacaaattttactttgtttttttttgtttaaatttttaaaaaatttatttttttaaattcatattttgatttatcattataatagcTTTTTTGATTGAAGCCATTTCATCAAATactgtaataaatattctacatatatattacacttgataaattaacaaaaattattttttataaaaaatttttttttatcttgtcaGAAATGCaatcaagaaataatatattgaagaaataattgatgCTATCAGTCATagtctttgaaaaaaaacataaaactaATATGTAaagctcaaaaaatattattaaaaatgagtaAGATGTTGATAGACATGGATATTTAAAAAGGTCAGATGAATTATTGACTTGAACtactgaatttttaaatttaaatttaatcttttaCATAAAgtaagtatataataattttcatatatatcaaTTGCACAATTGCAAGTTGATGAAAAACCCGTCGGTAaacaatataacaaataaaaaaaatatataaataaatatataaattaccttCATTGTTGTTTATTGCTCAGCAATTATACcatcaaaataacaacaaaaatttctccataataatcacaaaaatataattaattaaaaaattttaataatcattaaatccattacacataatttttctaaaaaaaattacacattttttttcatctccaCTTTTTCATCTTAGCACAATATAATTAGAACACAATTTTTCAacacaaatgataatttttttttttggcttaatTAATTCGTTAatctataaattgtttagtaattttttttgatcattaaaatatagaattataaattaaatgatctcGTCCGGCTGATGGCCCGGGTAAGACTGACACATTCACGATATTCATTCCCTACTACTGTGCTTTTGGGgtgttgaaattttatttaacacaaaTACACATTCacgtataaatttatatacatatatataaattaaatatacatgtgaACACACCTTTGAATACATTGGAGGCGTTGATGTTCTATATATTCTGGTTATACGACGACGAGGGGATAGAGTAACACAATGGTGTTGGTGATGGACCCTTTGCCCATCGTGCCTTCTCCACTTTGTGGATCTCGAATGAATTCAGTCagatgttatatatatatatacacatgtatgtaagtatatatttactaaaaaaggACAACTTGTGTTGTATATAAagcatatatatgtatataaagcAACTGAGGGGAATTAAAGCTCCGCCCAATGTGATCCAGCAAATTCACGcccatcatcatcagtatACTCCAGCAGGAGTACACTTTcaggataattttttttttcttttttttttatcagtgtgTGCTTTttttggacttttttttttacacacaaaATCCCACGCATTATCTTATCTCTTGTAATCTTCTCATCTAACTGCTATCCACGTTTTATTcgtgtgttaaaaaaatacaaaattttcaacttgtaTCCTTTTTACACACAGTGTAAcacatcaatataatatttatttttgttttatttaatttttaataatttattaaaattaaaagctattgattttatcaatgattatatatttatttgaaacagTTTAATAgctgtaaatttttataaaaaaaaaaatatatgttatgtatatttttttttttttaatgatttatatatttatatgtatttttaaaaaatgatatatgtacttgatattaaatttgtatgtctactttgatattaaataaaaaataaaatatatttttaattaatttcgatTACTTGGCATTAAATTCATTGTGATTtgagtggtttttttttttaaactataaatttgataaaaagaaaattttgaggGGCCAAAAGTTGTATCAtcagaatataaatatgaatacaaaatgtatataaatatatagagaGTTGAATAATAGTAAAAGTCGACAATGGGGACGGCTTAACATTTTGTTGAAAGAGATGATTGATTATCACCTCGTTCACAGTCAAATTTCTAGACTTcgatacataaaaataaataataaataaaatatatattttttaatataaaaaatcatattaccCACAgtcaaaatataatacaaaaatattataaataaataaattgcattgacaaaatattaaacctaaaaaaaaaaattaataaataatatatttttcataaaattataatattaaaaataacaataataataatattcataaaaaaaaaaactgaataatttatttcaacgtTATTTACatgcaaattttatttgtttgaaaataaccgaaattcaataaaaatggtAATGACTCTATAGATTCATTGGATAATAAATGTGAAATTttacggaaaaaaaatattaataaattattgatacacgcgaaatatatttttttttaaatagtaaatacCATATGcgttaatttgatttttataaaagtcaTATTgcagatttatttaaatgttaacaTATCGTCAAATCACCACCAAAACaatcattaatattcaaaagaattaaaaaatataaaaaaaaaaaatactcagtTATAACCAGAAAAATATTTGccaatttaaatgtatatatttataaaaagaatgaAATGTAATCATGCATAAAggaaagaagaagaaaaaaaaaataaaattaaaaattaaattcctaGACTTACAAGAGGTGTTCATGAATgtatcacaaatatatatataaatattttattcgtaTGTGGCCATCAGTCGATGACCGTGTAATCccattgtatataaaaaatgccCATCCTCTTCTTAAAACCTGCAGGATACCAAATGTATGATACACAAAGGCGCCAAGAATTTTTATGACAGTAAAATAGCGAAGgtcaaaaatagtatatttaaaaaaaaaagggggaacagaaaatttttaatatttttatatatgaaacccttatttcaaatatatttatattttttttttattctgatattattcttttatgaTATCTtatgtatcttttttttttatttatctgccGTATTTGGGTGTATATATGAATGTTGAGTTCCACTTGAAGGACGTTT is part of the Aphidius gifuensis isolate YNYX2018 linkage group LG1, ASM1490517v1, whole genome shotgun sequence genome and harbors:
- the LOC122859825 gene encoding LIM/homeobox protein Awh-like translates to MKTENKSDIESSELNNIKIKNSSVTDNDSDSTSVKIESNDGIDMDCGGCGERIKDKFLLCVGGKSWHSRCLKCCACARPLHEQRSCFLRGMRLYCRHDYALNFGAKCSKCGRNVGAGDWVRRAKDRVYHLACFACDACSRQLSTGEQFALFDARLLCKVHYLDVVEGNNTSSSEDCDSEHGGKGSKTKRVRTTFTEEQLSVLQANFQLDSNPDGQDLERIAHVTGLSKRVTQVWFQNSRARQKKHSGKIKTQMHHSSPLQHHPNDLYPGNMVGGYFGGYQGGSVGSESPESPLTPLTPLTPMTPTTPTHLQQPQFCHQ